In the genome of Photobacterium sp. TLY01, one region contains:
- a CDS encoding methionine synthase: MKKLLPTSTSGSLPKPSWLAQPETLWSPWKLQDQALIEGKQDALRLSLHEQQHAGIDIVSDGEQSRQHFVTTFIEHLSGVDFENRKTVKIRDRYEASVPTVVGPVSRQKPVFVEDAKFLRQQTKQPIKWALPGPMTMIDTLYDAHYQSREKLAWEFAKILNQEAKELEAAGVDIIQFDEPAFNVFFDEVNDWGIATLERAIEGLKCETAVHICYGYGIKANTDWKKTLGSEWRQYEEIFPKLQQSNIDIISLECHNSRVPIELLELIRGKKVMVGAIDVATNTIETPEEVADTLRKALQFVDADKLYPCTNCGMAPLPREIAKGKLNALSAGAEIVRKELSA, translated from the coding sequence ATGAAAAAATTATTACCGACTTCAACTTCAGGCAGTTTACCGAAACCTTCCTGGCTCGCGCAGCCTGAGACACTTTGGTCTCCCTGGAAACTGCAGGATCAGGCACTCATTGAAGGCAAGCAAGATGCTTTACGTTTGTCATTGCATGAACAACAACATGCCGGGATTGATATTGTCAGTGATGGCGAGCAATCGCGCCAACACTTTGTCACCACCTTTATTGAGCACCTGAGCGGTGTTGATTTTGAGAATCGGAAGACAGTCAAAATTCGTGACCGCTATGAGGCGAGTGTCCCGACAGTCGTCGGGCCGGTCAGCCGCCAAAAGCCGGTGTTTGTTGAAGATGCTAAATTTCTGCGTCAGCAGACCAAACAGCCGATCAAATGGGCCCTGCCTGGTCCCATGACAATGATTGATACCCTTTATGATGCCCATTATCAAAGTCGTGAAAAGCTCGCCTGGGAGTTTGCCAAAATTCTCAATCAGGAAGCCAAAGAATTAGAAGCGGCAGGTGTTGATATTATTCAATTTGATGAACCCGCTTTTAATGTGTTCTTTGATGAGGTCAACGACTGGGGGATCGCGACCTTAGAAAGAGCCATTGAAGGCCTGAAATGCGAAACCGCTGTCCATATTTGCTATGGCTATGGCATTAAAGCCAACACTGACTGGAAAAAGACCCTGGGTTCTGAGTGGCGGCAATACGAAGAAATTTTCCCTAAACTGCAACAATCGAATATTGATATTATCTCTCTGGAATGTCACAACTCTCGTGTGCCCATCGAGCTGCTTGAACTAATCCGGGGGAAGAAAGTGATGGTCGGCGCCATTGATGTGGCAACCAATACCATTGAGACGCCTGAGGAAGTTGCTGATACGCTGCGAAAAGCACTCCAGTTTGTTGATGCCGACAAGCTCTATCCGTGTACCAACTGTGGCATGGCTCCCCTGCCGCGTGAAATTGCAAAAGGCAAGCTCAATGCTTTAAGCGCAGGCGCTGAAATTGTTCGGAAAGAGCTCTCTGCTTAG
- a CDS encoding DUF1852 domain-containing protein, protein MNHDFTFTIKKIAFDENYHPLDNTRITTNFANLARGNNRQENLRNTLRMIDNRFNALATWDNPKGDRYSVELEIISVDMNIDADVKGDGQAFPMIEILKTNIVDHKTNQRIEGIVGNNFSSYVRDYDFSVLLLEHNKGKAGFSIPDNFGQLHGNLFQCFLNSDIYKEHFHKPPVICLSVSDNKTYHRTENQHPVLGVEYQPNESSLTEQYFKKMGLQVRYFMPPNSVSPLAFFFYGDLLSDYTNLELISTISTMESFQKIYRPEIYNANSAAGQCYQPNLKNQDHSLTQIVYDREERSRLAIEQGKFAEAQFIKPYQAILEQWSASYVL, encoded by the coding sequence ATGAATCATGATTTTACATTTACGATCAAGAAGATTGCTTTCGATGAGAACTATCATCCTTTAGACAATACTCGTATCACAACCAACTTTGCGAACCTGGCCAGAGGGAATAACCGCCAGGAGAATCTGCGCAACACGCTCAGGATGATTGACAACCGTTTTAATGCCCTGGCAACTTGGGATAACCCCAAAGGCGATCGTTACTCTGTCGAACTTGAAATCATTTCTGTTGACATGAATATCGATGCTGATGTCAAAGGTGATGGCCAGGCATTTCCTATGATTGAAATTTTGAAAACCAATATTGTTGATCACAAAACCAACCAACGCATTGAAGGTATTGTCGGCAATAACTTTTCTTCTTATGTCCGGGATTATGATTTTAGTGTCTTACTGCTGGAGCATAATAAAGGCAAAGCCGGCTTTAGTATTCCAGATAACTTTGGCCAGCTACATGGTAACCTGTTTCAATGTTTCTTAAATTCAGATATCTATAAAGAACATTTTCACAAGCCACCTGTCATCTGCCTGAGCGTTTCGGATAATAAAACCTATCACCGGACTGAAAATCAGCATCCTGTCTTAGGTGTTGAATATCAACCCAATGAATCATCTCTGACTGAGCAATACTTCAAAAAAATGGGTTTGCAGGTTCGCTATTTTATGCCGCCCAATAGTGTTTCGCCTTTAGCCTTTTTCTTTTATGGTGATTTACTGAGTGATTATACGAATCTTGAGCTTATCAGCACCATCAGCACGATGGAAAGCTTTCAAAAGATTTACCGGCCTGAGATTTATAATGCGAATTCTGCTGCCGGCCAATGCTATCAACCGAATTTGAAGAACCAGGACCATTCATTAACTCAAATTGTTTATGACCGGGAAGAACGCAGCCGGTTGGCGATTGAGCAGGGAAAATTCGCTGAAGCGCAATTTATCAAACCCTATCAAGCGATTCTTGAACAATGGTCTGCCAGTTACGTTCTTTAA
- the fdhD gene encoding formate dehydrogenase accessory sulfurtransferase FdhD translates to MSDSDNKADDMTDVNAAPPSPDAFTYVELAEDDVAAETHSAMLASETALSISYNGISQAVMMVTPGNIEDFVKGFSLSNDIVRSVSEIYDITLTTGCDSHHAEVKISNRAFWSLKKHRRQLAGTSGCGICGVEAIEQALPTLTPLTPVPPPQASLLRNLRTRISDAQSVARSSGALHAALYVDAAGDIQLCREDIGRHNALDKLIGAMATARINPQSGFAVMTSRCSLELIQKAVRAKISTLVTLSAPTAMTVRWARQNHLNLIHVPHHSAPRLYSGVI, encoded by the coding sequence ATGAGTGACTCTGACAACAAAGCCGATGACATGACCGATGTGAATGCGGCTCCGCCTTCACCCGATGCGTTCACTTATGTTGAATTAGCTGAGGATGATGTTGCAGCAGAAACACACAGTGCCATGTTAGCCAGCGAAACGGCGCTGTCGATCAGTTACAACGGTATCAGTCAGGCGGTCATGATGGTGACGCCGGGCAACATTGAAGATTTCGTCAAGGGCTTCAGCCTGAGTAACGATATTGTTCGCTCGGTGAGTGAAATTTACGACATCACCCTCACCACCGGTTGCGATTCCCATCATGCCGAAGTCAAGATTTCAAACCGCGCTTTCTGGTCGCTGAAAAAACATCGCCGGCAACTGGCAGGCACCAGCGGTTGCGGGATCTGTGGTGTGGAAGCCATTGAACAGGCACTACCGACCTTAACGCCGCTCACGCCAGTCCCGCCCCCCCAAGCCAGCCTGCTGCGCAATTTGCGAACGCGCATCAGTGATGCGCAGTCAGTGGCCCGCAGCAGCGGTGCACTGCACGCCGCGTTATACGTCGATGCCGCGGGAGACATTCAACTCTGCCGGGAAGACATCGGCCGGCATAACGCACTGGACAAGCTGATCGGTGCCATGGCGACTGCCCGCATCAACCCGCAATCCGGCTTCGCCGTGATGACCAGTCGCTGCAGCCTGGAGCTGATTCAGAAAGCCGTCCGCGCCAAAATCAGCACACTGGTGACCTTATCGGCTCCCACTGCCATGACCGTCCGTTGGGCGCGGCAGAATCACCTGAATTTAATCCATGTGCCGCACCACAGTGCACCGAGGTTATATAGCGGTGTGATCTGA
- the mobA gene encoding molybdenum cofactor guanylyltransferase MobA, with amino-acid sequence MGGKDKGLVSFRGRPLIASLCDVVRPLTDDLLISCNRNTEQYATYCDHILTDDISGFPGPLTGILKGLAAAKHDWLLLFPCDAPMIDQSLVDQILAAASADTPRPVMVRQGNQWQPMFSLIPKQLLPVIQQAWHSGERSLMAILTRHHVIAVDCALSDPRLQNINTPQQLLDLHHD; translated from the coding sequence ATGGGAGGCAAAGACAAGGGACTGGTTTCCTTTCGCGGCAGGCCGTTAATTGCCAGCCTGTGCGATGTTGTCAGACCGCTGACAGATGATCTGCTCATCTCCTGCAACCGCAACACCGAGCAGTACGCCACTTATTGTGACCATATACTGACGGACGATATCTCCGGCTTTCCCGGCCCGTTAACCGGCATACTCAAAGGGCTGGCAGCAGCAAAACACGACTGGCTGCTACTGTTCCCCTGCGATGCCCCCATGATAGACCAATCTCTGGTTGACCAGATTCTGGCTGCCGCCAGTGCCGACACACCGCGGCCCGTCATGGTTCGGCAAGGCAACCAGTGGCAGCCCATGTTCAGCCTGATCCCCAAACAACTGCTTCCTGTAATTCAGCAAGCCTGGCACTCAGGTGAGCGCAGCCTGATGGCGATTCTCACCCGCCATCATGTGATCGCCGTTGACTGCGCACTGAGCGATCCCCGACTGCAAAACATCAACACTCCGCAGCAATTACTTGATTTACATCATGATTAA
- the katG gene encoding catalase/peroxidase HPI, translated as MSNGKGTMTGGCPVMHGSNTNLRGAGTRNEDWWPNQLNLKILHQNDKKSNPLGEDFNYAEEFKKLDLKAVKQDIERVLTDSQDWWPADYGHYGPLMIRMAWHAAGTYRTGDGRGGASTGNQRFAPLNSWPDNGNLDKARRLLWPVKQKYGNKLSWADLFILTGNVALESMGFKTFGFGGGRADIWEPEEDIYWGAEDVWLDNKRYSGERDLENPLAAVQMGLIYVNPEGPDGNPDPLGSGRDVRETFARMAMNDYETVALTAGGHTFGKCHGAGDAALVGPDPEAAPIEQMGLGWKNAHGSGKGRDSITSGLEGAWTPTPTKWDNTYFEMLLGNEWELTKSPAGANQWKVKNVTDKNQAPDPEDASKRVNIMMTTADMSMREDPEYRKISEHFRANPEEFADAFARAWFKLTHRDMGPKARYLGPEVPAEDLIWQDPVPAVDHDLINDSDIASLKQTILNSGLSVTELVYTAWSSAATFRGSDCRGGANGARIRLAPQNNWEVNQPGQLKKVLSTFEGIQKDFNSAQSGNKAVSLADLIVLGGVAAVEKAAKDAGFSVNVPFSPGRTDATDDQTDAESFDVLEPVADGFRNYMKTKYTVSAEEMLLDRAQLLTLTAPEMTVLLGGMRALNANFGGSKHGVLTDKPGVLTNDFFVNLLDMNTEWQPTSDAADEFEGRDRKTGQVKWTATRVDLVFGANSQLRAISEVYGGSDGQEKFVNDFVSAWTKVMNADRFDLK; from the coding sequence ATGAGCAACGGCAAAGGTACCATGACGGGTGGATGCCCGGTAATGCATGGCAGCAATACCAATCTTCGTGGCGCGGGAACAAGGAACGAAGACTGGTGGCCGAATCAGCTGAATCTCAAAATCCTCCATCAGAACGATAAAAAATCAAACCCGCTGGGCGAAGATTTCAACTACGCAGAAGAATTCAAGAAACTCGACCTGAAGGCCGTGAAACAAGATATTGAGCGCGTGCTGACCGACTCTCAGGACTGGTGGCCTGCCGATTATGGCCATTATGGCCCGCTGATGATACGTATGGCCTGGCACGCAGCAGGCACCTACCGTACCGGCGACGGCCGTGGCGGTGCATCAACCGGTAATCAGCGTTTCGCGCCATTAAACAGCTGGCCGGATAACGGCAACCTGGATAAAGCCCGTCGCCTGCTGTGGCCGGTGAAACAGAAATACGGTAACAAACTCTCCTGGGCAGATCTCTTCATCCTGACCGGCAATGTTGCCCTTGAATCCATGGGTTTCAAAACCTTTGGTTTTGGTGGCGGCCGGGCGGATATCTGGGAACCGGAAGAAGACATCTACTGGGGCGCCGAAGACGTCTGGCTGGATAACAAACGCTACAGTGGCGAACGCGATTTAGAAAACCCGCTGGCCGCCGTGCAGATGGGCCTGATTTATGTGAACCCGGAAGGCCCGGACGGCAATCCTGATCCATTGGGTTCCGGCCGTGATGTCCGCGAAACCTTCGCCCGTATGGCGATGAACGATTATGAAACCGTCGCACTGACCGCCGGTGGACACACCTTTGGTAAATGCCATGGTGCTGGTGATGCAGCGCTGGTTGGCCCGGATCCGGAAGCGGCGCCGATTGAGCAAATGGGCCTGGGCTGGAAAAATGCCCACGGTAGCGGTAAAGGACGGGATTCAATCACCAGTGGTCTGGAAGGTGCCTGGACGCCGACCCCGACCAAGTGGGACAACACCTATTTCGAAATGCTGCTGGGTAATGAGTGGGAACTGACCAAAAGCCCGGCCGGTGCCAACCAATGGAAAGTGAAAAACGTTACGGATAAAAACCAGGCGCCCGATCCGGAAGATGCTTCTAAACGCGTCAATATCATGATGACCACAGCGGATATGTCGATGCGTGAAGATCCTGAATATCGCAAGATTTCAGAACACTTCCGCGCCAATCCTGAAGAATTTGCCGATGCCTTTGCCCGGGCCTGGTTCAAACTGACGCACCGGGATATGGGCCCCAAAGCGCGCTATCTTGGCCCTGAAGTGCCTGCCGAAGATCTGATCTGGCAAGATCCGGTCCCCGCCGTCGATCACGATCTGATCAATGACAGTGATATTGCGTCGCTGAAGCAAACTATTCTCAACTCTGGCTTAAGCGTGACAGAGCTGGTGTACACTGCCTGGTCGTCAGCCGCGACGTTCCGTGGTTCTGACTGCCGCGGCGGTGCAAATGGCGCCCGCATCCGTCTGGCACCACAAAATAACTGGGAAGTGAACCAACCCGGACAATTGAAAAAAGTACTGAGCACCTTTGAAGGCATTCAAAAAGACTTCAATTCCGCACAATCGGGCAACAAAGCCGTGTCACTGGCTGATTTGATTGTTCTTGGTGGTGTGGCAGCGGTTGAGAAAGCCGCAAAAGATGCAGGCTTCAGCGTGAATGTACCTTTTTCACCGGGTCGGACTGACGCCACCGACGATCAGACCGATGCAGAATCGTTCGACGTGCTTGAGCCTGTTGCTGATGGTTTCCGTAACTATATGAAAACCAAATACACGGTTTCTGCCGAAGAAATGCTGCTCGACCGTGCCCAACTACTCACCCTGACTGCACCGGAAATGACAGTGCTGCTCGGTGGGATGCGCGCCCTGAACGCCAATTTCGGCGGTTCGAAACATGGTGTTCTCACCGACAAACCGGGCGTACTGACCAACGACTTCTTTGTCAACCTGCTGGATATGAACACCGAGTGGCAACCGACTTCGGACGCCGCCGATGAGTTCGAAGGCCGGGACCGGAAAACAGGTCAGGTGAAATGGACGGCAACCCGTGTTGATCTAGTGTTTGGTGCCAACTCGCAACTGCGCGCTATCTCGGAAGTGTATGGCGGCAGTGATGGCCAGGAGAAGTTCGTCAACGACTTCGTCAGCGCCTGGACCAAAGTCATGAACGCCGATCGTTTTGATCTGAAATAA
- a CDS encoding DUF333 domain-containing protein encodes MNKTYLLACAAAASLLLGCVSQPASEPVGSANPAAVYCVQKGGKLDMVTEDGKRVTYCVLSDGRRVEQWQYFRDNHPQVSEAEGM; translated from the coding sequence ATGAATAAAACGTATCTATTGGCTTGTGCGGCTGCTGCTTCTTTGCTGCTCGGCTGTGTGAGTCAGCCAGCGAGCGAACCGGTGGGATCTGCAAACCCGGCCGCCGTGTATTGTGTTCAGAAGGGCGGGAAGCTGGATATGGTGACTGAAGATGGCAAGCGGGTGACTTATTGTGTGCTGTCTGATGGGCGTCGCGTAGAGCAATGGCAATATTTCCGTGATAACCATCCTCAGGTTTCTGAAGCAGAAGGCATGTAA
- a CDS encoding cytochrome b, with translation MSVLDNAQRYGAISRFLHWGVAVLLLWQFLSAATHALLEDSWLDELMWATHKPLGFLLLIIIALRLVWALLNVSRRPAAVSRLAALGHQALYALMIVIPALALIRQYGSGRAFSPFGIPLMDGFDNEKIEWMVGLGNLLHGELAWLLLAFTLGHIVMAFWHRIRKSHEDVLARMWR, from the coding sequence ATGTCAGTTCTGGATAATGCTCAGCGCTATGGTGCAATCAGTCGGTTTTTACATTGGGGAGTGGCAGTGCTGCTACTCTGGCAGTTTTTGTCGGCAGCAACGCACGCCTTGCTTGAAGATTCGTGGCTGGATGAACTGATGTGGGCAACACATAAGCCGTTGGGCTTTCTGTTGCTGATCATCATTGCGTTACGCCTGGTGTGGGCGCTGCTGAATGTGTCACGTCGTCCGGCCGCTGTCAGCCGTCTCGCTGCACTGGGCCATCAAGCCTTATATGCACTGATGATTGTCATTCCTGCGCTGGCACTGATCCGACAGTATGGCTCTGGCCGTGCCTTTTCGCCTTTTGGGATCCCGCTGATGGACGGTTTTGACAACGAAAAAATTGAGTGGATGGTCGGGCTGGGGAATCTGCTGCACGGAGAGCTGGCCTGGCTGCTGCTGGCCTTTACGCTTGGTCATATTGTGATGGCATTCTGGCATCGCATTCGTAAAAGCCATGAGGATGTACTGGCGCGCATGTGGCGATAG
- the aqpZ gene encoding aquaporin Z, with translation MNKYLAEFIGTFWLVLGGCGSAVLAAAFPELGIGLMGVALAFGLTVLTMAFAIGHISGCHLNPAVSVGLWVGGRFPASDLLPYVVAQVLGGIVAGGVLYVIASGQPGFDLSAGFASNGYGEHSPGQYSLLAALVCEVVMTMMFLIVIMGATDSRAPAGFAPIAIGLCLTLIHLISIPVTNTSVNPARSSGVAVYVGDWAMAQLWLFWLAPIVGAVIGATIYKVIARDGSSAQ, from the coding sequence ATGAATAAGTATCTTGCTGAGTTTATTGGCACGTTTTGGCTTGTGCTGGGTGGCTGCGGTAGTGCTGTACTGGCGGCAGCATTTCCCGAGTTAGGGATTGGTTTGATGGGAGTAGCCCTGGCATTTGGCTTAACTGTGCTAACCATGGCCTTTGCTATTGGGCATATATCTGGCTGCCATTTGAATCCGGCTGTGTCGGTTGGTCTATGGGTTGGTGGACGTTTTCCTGCCAGTGATCTTTTACCATATGTTGTAGCTCAAGTGCTGGGAGGGATAGTGGCGGGGGGCGTGCTCTACGTGATTGCTTCTGGTCAGCCGGGGTTTGATCTTTCCGCGGGATTTGCTTCTAACGGCTACGGTGAGCATTCTCCGGGGCAGTATTCATTGTTGGCTGCCTTGGTCTGCGAAGTCGTAATGACCATGATGTTCTTGATTGTCATTATGGGAGCAACCGATTCTCGCGCTCCCGCGGGATTTGCACCGATCGCAATTGGTTTGTGCTTAACCTTAATTCATTTGATCTCAATTCCAGTGACAAATACGTCCGTCAATCCTGCCCGTAGCTCTGGTGTTGCCGTTTATGTTGGCGACTGGGCAATGGCACAACTCTGGTTATTTTGGTTGGCACCTATAGTCGGGGCTGTGATTGGTGCCACGATTTACAAAGTGATTGCTCGGGACGGAAGCTCGGCTCAATGA
- a CDS encoding metallophosphoesterase, translating to MHEYLQLDPHYDIYFLSDPHGQYALLQDVLEEVGFRYPLDGEIRDRLFILGDMIDRGPDSLALLKAVRDCPAIYAIQGNHEQMAFNAMAENADRSLWIMNGGRWHQDVAIAEVRKMLAFAANLPLCFTLQINGHCIGLVHAAVPASYDWQQFTQCCDAHTLSKEELHDCVWDRAVFTHDEHSVVAHIDAVLMGHNIVSGLKPKVSGNRVYIDGAMSLGDRGMLLKYRRGGEVLGLFQVYSFLREQSTDGLMWI from the coding sequence ATGCACGAATACCTTCAGCTCGACCCCCATTACGACATTTATTTTCTGTCTGATCCGCACGGACAATACGCGCTGTTGCAAGATGTGCTGGAGGAGGTGGGGTTTCGTTATCCGCTGGATGGTGAAATCCGGGACCGGTTGTTTATTCTGGGCGATATGATCGATCGTGGCCCGGATTCACTGGCGTTATTAAAAGCCGTGCGGGATTGCCCGGCCATTTATGCCATTCAGGGCAACCATGAACAAATGGCGTTCAATGCTATGGCAGAGAATGCCGACAGATCCTTATGGATCATGAATGGCGGCCGCTGGCATCAAGATGTTGCTATTGCTGAGGTCAGAAAAATGCTGGCTTTTGCGGCAAATTTACCCCTGTGTTTTACCCTGCAGATTAACGGTCACTGCATTGGTCTGGTGCATGCCGCCGTGCCTGCGTCTTATGACTGGCAGCAGTTCACCCAGTGCTGTGACGCGCACACGCTGAGCAAAGAAGAGCTGCATGATTGTGTCTGGGATCGGGCTGTGTTCACCCATGATGAACACAGTGTTGTCGCTCATATTGATGCGGTGTTGATGGGCCACAACATCGTGTCCGGGCTGAAACCGAAAGTGAGCGGTAACCGGGTTTATATTGATGGTGCAATGTCTCTGGGGGACAGAGGCATGTTGCTGAAATACCGTCGGGGAGGTGAAGTGCTGGGCCTGTTTCAGGTCTACTCCTTCCTGCGGGAACAATCGACCGATGGCTTAATGTGGATTTAA
- a CDS encoding DUF2256 domain-containing protein: MTGRDLPTKICLYCHRPFTWRKKWARCWQEVKYCSERCRRNKHKRKITNQ, encoded by the coding sequence ATGACAGGCCGGGATTTACCGACAAAAATCTGCCTTTATTGCCACAGGCCCTTTACCTGGCGCAAGAAATGGGCCCGTTGCTGGCAAGAGGTGAAATATTGCTCTGAGCGCTGTCGTCGCAATAAACACAAACGGAAGATTACCAATCAATAA
- a CDS encoding SDR family oxidoreductase, which translates to MDILITGGTGGIGHAMVERLSQLEAVNVHALWHHTPPPELSSRVQWHRADITNEKDIIELARKLERVDWIMNTAGKLHSETIQPEKNLQQFEAAAFEEMIRVNTLPTLLLAKHFTHALKRSPSPRLAVLSARVGSIRDNRLGGWYSYRCAKAALNMAVKSISIEWQRTMPNSCVVALHPGTTDTPLSKPFQHNVPAGKLFPPHRVASDLIKIIESLTPAQTGQFLAYDGSVIDW; encoded by the coding sequence ATGGATATCTTGATCACTGGCGGTACCGGCGGCATTGGCCATGCAATGGTCGAAAGACTCAGCCAGCTTGAGGCAGTGAATGTGCATGCACTGTGGCATCACACGCCACCGCCCGAACTATCAAGCCGCGTCCAATGGCACCGTGCTGACATTACGAACGAAAAAGATATCATCGAACTGGCCCGCAAGCTGGAGCGAGTAGACTGGATCATGAATACCGCTGGTAAATTACACTCGGAAACCATTCAGCCAGAAAAGAACCTGCAACAGTTTGAAGCCGCAGCATTTGAAGAAATGATTCGCGTGAATACGCTCCCCACCCTATTACTGGCGAAGCATTTTACCCACGCACTCAAGCGCAGTCCTTCGCCACGGCTGGCTGTGTTATCTGCCCGGGTGGGCAGTATCAGAGATAACCGGCTGGGTGGCTGGTACAGCTACCGTTGTGCCAAAGCTGCACTGAATATGGCCGTGAAATCGATCAGTATTGAGTGGCAACGCACGATGCCCAACAGTTGTGTCGTGGCGCTTCATCCCGGTACGACAGACACACCACTATCCAAGCCATTTCAGCACAATGTGCCAGCGGGAAAACTGTTTCCGCCTCACCGTGTTGCCAGTGACCTGATAAAAATCATTGAATCGCTGACACCAGCTCAGACCGGACAGTTTCTGGCTTACGACGGCAGCGTTATTGATTGGTAA